The genomic segment GCGCGAGGTGCTGCGTCCGCATTTCATGTCGGCGGACATGGGGGTGACGGGCGGCAACTTTCTGATCGCGGAGACGGGGTCCGTGGCCGTCGTGACGAACGAGGGCAACGAAGGCATGTGCACGGTGATGCCGCGCGTGCATGTGGCGGTGACGGGCATCGAAAAGGTGCTGCCGACGCTAGAGGATCTCGCGACCGCGATGCGGCTGTTGCCGCGCTCGGCGACCGGCCAGACCATCTCGAACTACTTTTCGCTGTTGACCGGCCCGCGCGCGCCCGGCGATACCGACGGCCCCGAGCATATGTATTTCGTGCTCGTCGATGGCGGGCGGACCGGGCTGATCGGCGGCGAGTTTCAGGAGATGCTGCGCTGTATCCGCTGCGGCGCGTGCATGAACCATTGCCCGGTGTATCAGAAGATCGGCGGCCATGCGTACGGCTGGGTGTATCCCGGGCCGATGGGCTCGGTGCTCACGCCGGCGTACGTCGGTATCGACAAGGCGCTCGATCTGCCGCAAGCCGCGACGCTGTGCGGCGAGTGCAACAGCGTCTGTCCGGTGGGCATTCCGTTGTCGGATTTGCTGCGCAAGTTGCGCGAGAAGCAGATGGAGCGGCGGCTGCGGCCATGGAACGAACGCGCCGCGCTCGCGGCGTGGGGTTATCTTGCCAGGCGCCCGGCGGCGTATGCGCTATTCACCAAGCTCGCGGTGCGCGTGCTCGAACGCATGGGCGGCAGCCGGAAAGCGATCTCGCGATTGCCTTTCGCCGCCGGATGGAGCGGCACACGCGACATGCCCGCGCCGGTCGGGCGTACGTTCCGCGAGCTTTATAAGGCGCAGCGGTCACATCTGGGATGAACGCAGCGTCGGGAAATTAAAACGGCGCCGGAACATACGTTCCAGCGCCGTTTGTTCGTCTTTCGACGTCAGGGCGATTGGCTCAGTTGCCGACCGGCCCGGTATGCCATTTGTTGTTCCCGCCGCCGTAACTGGGATTGCCGCTATTACCGCCGCGATTTCCGCCGCCCGAATTGGCCGGCGGTGGGGATGCGGGCCGCATCGGAGGACCGCCGACGGCCTTGGGCAACGGTTGCGCACCGCCGCCCGCCTGTGGCGGCGGACCACCGGGCGGACGTCCGCCACCGGCCTGCGGCGGCGGGCCGCCGTGATCGCCATTGTGCGGCCGGTTGTTCCAGTTTCCCGGAGGAGGACGCCGCCAGCCGGGGCCGTCATCCCAATAGCGACTCGGGCCGGGACCGCCATAGTAGCCACCCCCGTAATACCCGCCCCCGACGACGACACCCGGTTGCACGACCGGCGGACCGCCGTAGTACCCACCGCCATAACCATATCCCGGATCGTCGTAGACGCCCGGACCATAGGCGCCACCGTAGGCCGGTGCGCCTGGATAGGCTGCACAGCCACCCAGAAGCGCGGCGGACGACGCAAGCAAGAGACCAGCGACTGCGAATTTCATGACTTTGAACGTACCTGTCGAACCATTACTGAATAAGACACCAGCAGCGCGCGGATGTCCCCGACAACTTTGTAAGCCTTTATGACGGCAAGGTGTCGGATTACCGCGATCGCCCACGCGCGTCGGCGAAAACGGCTTGTTGTCGCGCGCGCAACAATCCTTTGCTTTTCAACGTCTTTTTAAGATCGCGACGATTCCGTAAGATTCGAAGTGTCCGTCAGTGGATCTTTTTCCCTGCGGCATATCGACGAAAGGCAGTCCAATGAAAAAGACAATATCGACCTACTGGCCAGTTGCCATCCTGTTTCCGATCGCGCTCGCGTTCTGCATGCACGCGGGCGAAGGCGGCAATGCGGCCGTGCGTCACGAGCAGATCGCCGTGGCCGATGTAAGCGCAGAACTGGCGCGCGCGATTTCCCTCGGCTTCGTCGAGGACGACGACGCGACGCCCGCTGTCGCCCCCGCGCAAAAGACGCTCTGACGCACTCGCAAAGCCTGTTGGCTATGCCGAGAACAAAAAATGGCGCCCGGGAAGGGCGCCATTTTTGTTCCGAAAGCTGCCGGAGCGGCTTATCGCGTTACTTCAGCACGGCTGCGACAGCAGTCGCGACGACATCGAGGTTGCGCGTGTTCAGCGCGGCCACGCAGATGCGGCCGGTGCTCACGGCGTAGATGCCGAACTCTTCGCGCAGGCGGTCGACTTGCGCGGCGCTCAGGCCCGAATACGAGAACATGCCGCGCTGCTTGTCGACGAACGAGAAGTCGCGATCGACGCCGTTCGCCTTCAGGCGCTCGACGAGACCGTTGCGCATCGCGCGGATGCGGTCGCGCATTTCGCCCAGCTCCTGCTCCCAGGTCGCGCGCAGTTCCGGCGACGCCAGCACGGCCGCGACGATCGAGCCGCCATGCGTCGGCGGGTTCGAGTAGCTGGTGCGGATCACGCGCTTGAGCTGCGACAGCACGCGCGTGGATTCCTCTTTGCCCGTCGTGATGATCGACAGCGCGCCGACGCGCTCGCCGTACAGCGAGAACGACTTCGAGAACGACGACGACACGAACACGTTCAGCTCGGCGGCCGCGAACAGGCGCACGGCGGCGGAATCGGCGTCGATGTTTTCCGCGAAGCCCTGATACGCCATGTCGAGGAACGGCACGAGGTTGCGCGCCTTCACGACCTCGACGATCTGCTTCCACTGATCGTCCGACAGATCGACGCCGGTCGGGTTGTGGCAGCACGCGTGCAGCACGACGATCGTGCCCGGCGCGTAGCCGTTGAGCGCCGTGAGCATGGCGTCGAAGTTCACGCCGTGCGTGGCGGCTTCGTAGTACGGATAGTTCACCACTTCGAAACCGGCGCTTTCGAACAGCGCGCGGTGGTTTTCCCAGCTCGGATCGCTGATCGCGACGACGGCGTTCGGATTCAGACGCTTCAAAAAGTCCGCGCCGATCTTCAGCGCGCCCGTACCGCCGAGCGCCTGCGCCGTCACGACGCGGCCTGCGGCGATCAGCGGCGAGTCGTCGCCGAGCAGCAGCTTCTGCACGGCGGCGTCATACGCGGCGATGCCGTCGATCGGCAGATAGCCGCGCGGCAAAGCGGCGTCGACGCGCGCTTTCTCGGCGTCGCGCACGGCACGCAGCAGCGGAATCTTGCCTTCCTCGTTGGTGTACACACCGACGCCCAGATTGACTTTGGTCGTGCGCGTGTCGGCGTTGAAGGCTTCGTTGAGGCCCAGGATAGGGTCGCGGGGAGCGAGTTCGACAGCAGAGAAAAGAGACATGATCTATCGGCAGTGAAGGAAGGACGTGCAGCGGAATGCAAACGGATGATGCGGATGCGCCTCGAAAACATCGCGCAGAAAGACGCAGAGCGCGGCGACAAACGGCTCGAAGCCGTCGAGCCCAGCCGCACATTGTAGCGAATCCGGGCGGGCTTTTTCGGCGCGGCCCCTCGAAGATGCGTGTTTTTCATGCAGGCGCCGGTTCGGGCGGTGCCGAGCGTGTTTTCCGCCAGCCGCTAGAATGAGTGTTTGCCCCGGCGAAGACTCAGGTTCTCATGTCCGATACTCTTATCGAAACGCCCGACGCACTGGACGAATCGAAATTCGTCACGTTCGACGGTTCACCGTTCCAGCTTTATCAGCCGTATCAGCCCGCCGGCGATCAGCCCGACGCCATCGCCACGCTCGTCGAGGGCGTCGAGGACGGCCTGTCGTTCCAGACGCTGCTCGGCGTGACCGGCTCCGGCAAGACCTTCACGATGGCCAATGTCATCGCGCGCATGGGCCGCCCGGCGATCGTCTTCGCGCCGAACAAGACGCTCGCCGCGCAGCTTTACTCCGAATTCCGCGAGTTCTTTCCGCGCAACGCGGTCGAGTACTTCGTCTCGTACTACGACTACTACCAGCCGGAAGCGTACGTGCCGCAACGCGATCTGTTCATCGAGAAGGACTCGTCGATCAACGAGCACATCGAGCAGATGCGGCTCTCGGCGACCAAGAGCCTGCTCGAACGGCGCGACGTGGTGATCGTCGCGACGGTCTCGGCGATTTACGGTATCGGCAATCCGTCCGAATATCACAGGATGATTCTCACGCTGCGCACCGGCGACAAGCTCGGCCAGCGCGACGTCATCGCGCGCCTGATCGCCATGCAGTACACGCGCAACGAAGCCGATTTCCAGCGCGGCTCGTTCCGCGTGCGCGGCGACACCATCGACATTTTTCCGGCGGAACACGCGGAAATGGCGGTGCGCGTCGAGCTTTTCGACGACGAAGTCGAATCGATGATGCTCTTCGATCCGCTCACCGGCCGCGTGCGCAACAAGATTCCGCGCTTCACCGTGTACCCTTCGTCGCACTACGTGACGCCGCGCGACACTGTCATGCGCGCGATCGAGACGATCAAGCTCGAACTGCGCGAGCGGCTCGAGTTTTTCCACAGCCAGGGCAAGCTCGTCGAAGCGCAACGGCTGGAGCAGCGCACGCGCTTCGATCTGGAAATGCTGCAGGAACTCGGTTTCTGCAAGGGCATCGAGAACTACTCGCGGCATTTCTCGGGCGCGGCGCCCGGCGAGCCGCCGCCGACGCTCGTCGACTATCTGCCGCCCGACGCGCTGATGTTGCTGGACGAATCGCACGTTTTGATCGGCCAGTTGAACGGCATGTACAACGGCGACCGCGCGCGCAAGGAAAATCTCGTCGATTACGGGTTTCGCATGCCGTCCGCGCTCGATAACCGCCCGCTCAAGTTCAACGAGTTCGAGCGCAAGATGCGTCAGGCGATCTTCGTCTCCGCAACGCCCGCCGACTACGAAAAGCAAAAGGCGGGGCAGGTGGCCGAACAGCTCGTGCGGCCGACCGGGCTCGTCGATCCGGACATCGAAGTGCGCCCCGCGCGTTCGCAGGTCGACGACGTACTCTCGGAAATCAACGCGCGCGTCGCGGTTCACGAGCGCGTGCTCGTCACCGTGCTCACGAAGCGCATGGCTGAGCAACTGACCGAGTTTCTCGCCGACCACGGCGTGAAGGTGCGCTATCTGCACAGCGATATCGACACGGTCGAGCGCGTGGAAATCATCCGCGACCTGCGGCTCGGCACCTTCGACGTGCTGGTCGGCATCAACCTGCTGCGCGAGGGTCTCGATATTCCGGAAGTGTCGCTCGTCGCGATTCTCGACGCCGACAAGGAAGGTTTCCTGCGCGCGGAACGCTCGCTGATCCAGACCATCGGCCGCGCGGCGCGCAACGTGAACGGCAAGGCGATTCTCTACGCCGACAACATGACCGACTCGATGAAGCGCGCCATCGGCGAAACCGAACGGCGGCGCGCCAAGCAGATCGCGCACAACGAGAAGATGGGCATCACGCCGCGCGGCGTCGAGAAGCGCATCAAGGACATCATCGATGGTGTCTACAACGCCGACGAAGCCCGCGCCGAACTCAAGGAAGCGCAGACGCGCGCCAAGTTCGAGGACATGTCCGAGAAACAGATCTCGAAGGAACTCAAGCGGCTCGAAAAGCAGATGATGGACCACGCGAAGAATCTCGAATTCGAAAAGGCAGCCCAGACGCGCGACCAATTGGCACTGCTGCGACAGCGCGTATTCGGGGCGAACGTGGGCGATCACGTGAGCGGTATCGGTGGCAAGTAAGCTATACGTAAGTGATTTTTAAGGCTTAATTTAAAAAACGCGGCGAATCGAAGGATTCGCCGCATTTTTTTGTCGCTATTCAAGGCGCGCCGATCGCGCGAAAAGCCTTGTTGCGCCTAGGTTTGTAAGCTTGCGCAAATTGTTCCGGGTGTCGAACGATGCTAAACTGATGAACATTGAGAATGGTTCGTATTAACGTTCACAGAGTTGTGCTAACGCCGCTCTGGCAACCGGTGGTCCGGCCATTCCAAGGGGAGGTGTTGCCCCGGCCGGCGCTTGCTTTCCGGGCGTCTGACGTGCCGGTCCGGTATTTCAGTGGCATAGGCTCGCGTGGCACGCGCGCCAATGGATAACAACAAGGAGTTTCTGATGGGTTCAACGTTGATGCGCGGCCTCGTCGCCGCCGCAGGTCTCACGGCGATGATGGCAGCCTCGGCCGCCGAATATCCGATCGGCAAGCAGCACATCGAGGGCGGCATGGAAACCGGCGCCGTATACCTCCAGCCGATCACGATGGCGCCGGAAGGCATGATGCGCAAGGCGTCGGATTCGGACATCCACCTCGAGGCGGATATCCACGCGGTCAAGAACAACCCGACCGGTTTCGCCGAAGGCGACTGGATGCCGTATCTGAACGTGACGTACGAGCTCACGAAGGTCGGCACGACGCAGAGCATCAAGGGCGACCTGATGCCGATGGTCGCGAGCGACGGCCCGCACTACGGCGACAACGTCAAGCTGTTCGGCCCGGGCAAGTATCACCTGAAGCTGCACATCTCGCCGCCTACGCAGGAAGGTCACATGGCGTTCGGCCGTCACACCGACAAGGAAACGGGCGTGGGTCCGTGGTTCAAGCCGTTCACGATCGAGTACGACTTCCCGTTCGCGGGCATCGGCAAGAAGGGCGGCTACTGATCGTCCGTAGCGCCCGGCATCCCGGACCGGGCGCGTTCTTTCTCAGGAAGTACGCATGAAACTGAAAAGCCAGATGGCCGCGATCGCGCTGTGCGGGTTCGCCTCCGGGATCGCACACGCCGCGGATCTGCCCACGTTCAAGCTCGAAATGAACGACGGCAAGCTCAACCCGACGCGCATCGAAGTGCCGGCGGGCCAGCGCATCAAGATCGAAGTGCACAACATCGGCAAGGGCGCGGCCGAGTTCGAAAGCGTGCAGCTGCGCAAGGAGAAGGTGCTCGCGCCGGGCGCCGATTCGTTCGTCGTGATCGCGCCGCTGGACCCGGGTGAATACAAGTTCTTCGACGACTTTCATCAGAGCGCCCAGGGCGTGATCGTCGCGAAGTAACGCAACGCGCCGCACAGCGACATCACGCTCGCGCGGCCGATAGAAGTGGATATTGCTGGAGGTTTGGAATGGGGCAGGTACTTTTCATCGTGTGGCGTGAGAGCGTCGAGGCGTTGCTCGTCGTCGGCATTCTCTACGCGTGGCTGAAGAACGGCGATCATCAGGCGCGCCGCGGCCTGCCTTATTTGTGGGCTGGTGTCGTCATCGGTCTGCTCGCGGCGGTGGCGCTGGGCGCCGCGCTCATCGGTTTCACCGAAGTGCTGTCGGGCGACGCGCAGGACTACTTCCAGACCGCGATGGTGCTGGTCGCGTGCGTGCTGATCGTGCAGATGGTGCTGTGGATGAAGCGCCACGGCCGCACGCTCAAGCGCGACATGGAGTCGTCGCTGCAAAAGAACACGCAGGACGGGCACTGGTGGGGCATTGCGCTGCTCGTCGCGCTGGCCATCGCGCGTGAAGGCAGCGAAACGGCCGTGTTCCTCTATGGCGTCGGCTTCGGCCAATCGGGGCACGTCGACGTGTCGCAGTATGTCGCGATCATTCTCGGCTTCGGCCTCGCGCTGCTGACTTTCTACGTGCTGCAACTCGGCGGCAAGATCTTCTCGTGGCGCTCGTTCTTCCGCGTCACCGAAATCATGCTGCTGTTCCTCGCGGCGGGTCTCTTCGAAACGGGCGTCGACAAGCTGATCGACATGGAAGTGCTGCCGGTCATCGTCAATCAGGTGTGGAACACGTCGTGGCTGCTCGACGATTCGAGTACCTTCGGCTCGCTCGTTGCTACACTGACGGGCTATCGCGCGCATCCGGCAGGCATGAACCTGGTTGCGTACGCGGTGTACTGGGTCGTCATCTATCT from the Caballeronia sp. NK8 genome contains:
- a CDS encoding LutB/LldF family L-lactate oxidation iron-sulfur protein; the encoded protein is MQVQTMHFKARAASKLADERLQQNLTKLSTKFVSARASAVREIDFEATRAALKERRDRALENLDVWLETFEREATRRGATVLYAETTQDAAKLVADIARKHDVKKVIKTKSMVSEEMQLNRVLGEMGVQSIETDLGEYILQINDNEPPSHIIAPVVHKDKEQIADLFAKTHNKPRLTDIPEMTREAREVLRPHFMSADMGVTGGNFLIAETGSVAVVTNEGNEGMCTVMPRVHVAVTGIEKVLPTLEDLATAMRLLPRSATGQTISNYFSLLTGPRAPGDTDGPEHMYFVLVDGGRTGLIGGEFQEMLRCIRCGACMNHCPVYQKIGGHAYGWVYPGPMGSVLTPAYVGIDKALDLPQAATLCGECNSVCPVGIPLSDLLRKLREKQMERRLRPWNERAALAAWGYLARRPAAYALFTKLAVRVLERMGGSRKAISRLPFAAGWSGTRDMPAPVGRTFRELYKAQRSHLG
- a CDS encoding amino acid aminotransferase, producing the protein MSLFSAVELAPRDPILGLNEAFNADTRTTKVNLGVGVYTNEEGKIPLLRAVRDAEKARVDAALPRGYLPIDGIAAYDAAVQKLLLGDDSPLIAAGRVVTAQALGGTGALKIGADFLKRLNPNAVVAISDPSWENHRALFESAGFEVVNYPYYEAATHGVNFDAMLTALNGYAPGTIVVLHACCHNPTGVDLSDDQWKQIVEVVKARNLVPFLDMAYQGFAENIDADSAAVRLFAAAELNVFVSSSFSKSFSLYGERVGALSIITTGKEESTRVLSQLKRVIRTSYSNPPTHGGSIVAAVLASPELRATWEQELGEMRDRIRAMRNGLVERLKANGVDRDFSFVDKQRGMFSYSGLSAAQVDRLREEFGIYAVSTGRICVAALNTRNLDVVATAVAAVLK
- the uvrB gene encoding excinuclease ABC subunit UvrB, yielding MSDTLIETPDALDESKFVTFDGSPFQLYQPYQPAGDQPDAIATLVEGVEDGLSFQTLLGVTGSGKTFTMANVIARMGRPAIVFAPNKTLAAQLYSEFREFFPRNAVEYFVSYYDYYQPEAYVPQRDLFIEKDSSINEHIEQMRLSATKSLLERRDVVIVATVSAIYGIGNPSEYHRMILTLRTGDKLGQRDVIARLIAMQYTRNEADFQRGSFRVRGDTIDIFPAEHAEMAVRVELFDDEVESMMLFDPLTGRVRNKIPRFTVYPSSHYVTPRDTVMRAIETIKLELRERLEFFHSQGKLVEAQRLEQRTRFDLEMLQELGFCKGIENYSRHFSGAAPGEPPPTLVDYLPPDALMLLDESHVLIGQLNGMYNGDRARKENLVDYGFRMPSALDNRPLKFNEFERKMRQAIFVSATPADYEKQKAGQVAEQLVRPTGLVDPDIEVRPARSQVDDVLSEINARVAVHERVLVTVLTKRMAEQLTEFLADHGVKVRYLHSDIDTVERVEIIRDLRLGTFDVLVGINLLREGLDIPEVSLVAILDADKEGFLRAERSLIQTIGRAARNVNGKAILYADNMTDSMKRAIGETERRRAKQIAHNEKMGITPRGVEKRIKDIIDGVYNADEARAELKEAQTRAKFEDMSEKQISKELKRLEKQMMDHAKNLEFEKAAQTRDQLALLRQRVFGANVGDHVSGIGGK
- a CDS encoding iron transporter, translating into MMGSTLMRGLVAAAGLTAMMAASAAEYPIGKQHIEGGMETGAVYLQPITMAPEGMMRKASDSDIHLEADIHAVKNNPTGFAEGDWMPYLNVTYELTKVGTTQSIKGDLMPMVASDGPHYGDNVKLFGPGKYHLKLHISPPTQEGHMAFGRHTDKETGVGPWFKPFTIEYDFPFAGIGKKGGY
- a CDS encoding cupredoxin domain-containing protein — encoded protein: MAAIALCGFASGIAHAADLPTFKLEMNDGKLNPTRIEVPAGQRIKIEVHNIGKGAAEFESVQLRKEKVLAPGADSFVVIAPLDPGEYKFFDDFHQSAQGVIVAK
- a CDS encoding FTR1 family protein; its protein translation is MGQVLFIVWRESVEALLVVGILYAWLKNGDHQARRGLPYLWAGVVIGLLAAVALGAALIGFTEVLSGDAQDYFQTAMVLVACVLIVQMVLWMKRHGRTLKRDMESSLQKNTQDGHWWGIALLVALAIAREGSETAVFLYGVGFGQSGHVDVSQYVAIILGFGLALLTFYVLQLGGKIFSWRSFFRVTEIMLLFLAAGLFETGVDKLIDMEVLPVIVNQVWNTSWLLDDSSTFGSLVATLTGYRAHPAGMNLVAYAVYWVVIYLLMRYSKNQMAQKQKAASRPA